A window from Festucalex cinctus isolate MCC-2025b chromosome 4, RoL_Fcin_1.0, whole genome shotgun sequence encodes these proteins:
- the taldo1 gene encoding transaldolase has product MHSVSPDKRRKMESALNQLKKYTVVVADTGDFNAIDEYKPQDATTNPSLILAAAKMPAYQKLLDQAIKYGIAKGGTEDEQIANTMDKLFVSFGLEILKKVPGRVSTEVDARLSFDKEEMVAKALRLIALYEEAGIRKERVLIKLSSTWEGIQAGKELEAKHGVHCNMTLLFSFAQAVACAEAKVTLISPFVGRILDWYKENTDRKTYEPHEDPGVQSVTKIYNYYKKFGYSTVVMGASFRNTGQVKALAGCDLLTISPGLLEELSQDHCTVTQMLAVETAKDCNLPKVHLDEKDFRWQHNEDRMAVEKLSDGIRKFAADAVKLEAMLKEKMLHVKNGQ; this is encoded by the exons ATGCACAGTGTGTCTCCAGACAAACGGCGAAAAATGGAGTCGGCGCTCAACCAGTTGAAGAAGTACACCGTGGTGGTGGCCGACACGGGGGACTTTAACG CCATTGATGAGTACAAGCCTCAGGATGCCACCACCAACCCCTCTCTGATCCTAGCTGCCGCCAAAATGCCAGCCTATCAGAAACTGCTAGATCAGGCCATCAAATATGGCATCGCCAAGGGCGG AACTGAGGATGAGCAGATCGCCAACACCATGGACAAGCTGTTTGTGAGTTTTGGTCTCGAGATCCTCAAGAAGGTCCCAGGTAGAGTCTCAACTGAGGTGGACGCCAG ACTGTCTTTCGACAAAGAAGAAATGGTGGCTAAGGCCTTGAGGCTCATTGCACTGTACGAGGAAGCTGGAATCCGTAAGGAGCGGGTACTCATCAAGCTCTCATCTACATGGGAGGGAATCCAAGCTGGCAA GGAGCTTGAAGCCAAGCACGGCGTTCACTGCAACATGACCCTGCTTTTCTCTTTTGCACAAGCAGTAGCCTGTGCAGAAGCAAAAGTAACACTCATCTCACCCTTCGTTGGGCGCATCCTCGACTGGTACAAGGAAAACACCGACCGCAAAACCTACGAGCCCCATGAAGACCCAG gtgtTCAGAGTGTGACCAAGATATACAACTACTACAAGAAGTTTGGTTACAGCACTGTGGTGATGGGTGCTTCTTTCCGAAACACGGGCCAAGTCAAAGCCCTGGCTGGATGCGATCTGCTCACTATCTCTCCTGGGCTGCTTGAAGAACTCAGCCAGGATCACTGCACTGTCACACAGATGCTTGCTGTGGAAACAG CGAAGGATTGCAATCTACCAAAGGTCCACCTGGATGAGAAGGACTTCCGCTGGCAACACAACGAGGACCGCATGGCAGTTGAAAAACTGTCTGACGGCATCCGCAAGTTTGCTGCGGATGCCGTCAAGTTGGAGGCCATGCTCAAG GAGAAAATGCTCCATGTTAAGAATGGTCAGTAG